In Onychostoma macrolepis isolate SWU-2019 chromosome 14, ASM1243209v1, whole genome shotgun sequence, a single window of DNA contains:
- the tgfbi gene encoding transforming growth factor-beta-induced protein ig-h3 isoform X1 produces MKRLTLFALAITLIATVFAAKTPYQAVLQHSRIRGRPHGPNVCAMQKIQGTDKKYFTNCKQWYHRKICGKPTVVSYECCPGYEKVIGEKGCPAALPLVNIYKTLGVVGATTTKMYSERAKLQEEIEGPGSFTFFAPSNEAWAALPTEILDALVSNVNIELLNALHYHMINKRLTSDDLKHGVAFPSMYQDFDVHIHHYPNGIVTVNCARLVKTDQHATNGIVHVVDRVITAITNNVNSFIDTDDDLDTLRTAVAAAGLTNLLESEGSYTIFAPTNEAFEKIPPETLTRILGDPVALKDLLNYHILKNLHCSESIVAGTPMETLQGTVLEVGCDGDEMTLNGKAIVTQRDKLGTNGVIHYVNELLIPDSAKTLLELAEGSVVTTASKLFKDAGLTDHLIGTEAVTLLAPLNDAFKDKSLTMTPDLKKLLRNHILKEKFSSKSLYHGQELETLGGSKLRVFVFRNSLCIENACIAAHDKNGRFANMFIVDKILAPPMGTVMDVLKADDRFSTLVGAIQRAGLTELLNKKGTYTFFAPTNAAFSAMPPTDLNKLMRDPKELANLLRYHIGEEFLVSGAVTSHTRVKPLTGDKLELGTRNSTIYVNRAPVVETDLMATNGVVHVVDVIIKPLPPKIVSDQAEGSTIRRTSAVRAGTQVMNNDDLFQKVLRSHSSRTMSRVQ; encoded by the exons ATGAAGCGCTTAACTTTGTTTGCTCTGGCTATCACCTTAATCGCGACAGTTTTCGCCGCGAAAACCCCGTATCAAGCGGTTCTTCAGCACAGCAGGATAAGAGGAAGACCTCATGG CCCCAATGTTTGTGCTATGCAGAAGATTCAAGGAACGGATAAGAAGTACTTCACCAACTGCAAGCAATGGTATCACCGCAAAATATGTGGCAAACCAAC GGTGGTCAGCTATGAGTGCTGTCCTGGTTATGAGAAGGTGATTGGAGAAAAAGGCTGTCCAGCAG cccTACCTCTGGTGAACATCTATAAAACCTTGGGTGTGGTTGGAGCCACTACTACCAAGATGTACTCTGAAAGAGCGAAATTGCAGGAGGAGATCGAAGGTCCCGGCAGCTTCACATTCTTTGCTCCAAGCAATGAGGCTTGGGCTGCACTTCCCACT GAAATTCTGGATGCCCTGGTGAGCAACGTCAACATTGAACTCCTCAACGCTCTGCACTACCACATGATCAACAAACGCTTGACTTCTGACGATCTTAAGCATGGCGTCGCATTCCCCTCCATGTATCAGGACTTTGATGTTCATATCCACCATTATCCTAATGGA ATTGTTACAGTGAACTGTGCAAGGCTTGTGAAGACAGACCAGCATGCCACCAATGGAATTGTGCATGTTGTTGACAGAGTCATCACCGCCATTACCAATAATGTCAACTCTTTTATTGACACCGATGATGACCTGGACACTCTACGG ACTGCGGTTGCTGCTGCTGGTCTCACCAATCTGTTGGAGAGCGAGGGTTCCTACACCATTTTTGCTCCAACCAATGAAGCCTTTGAGAAGATTCCTCCAGAAACGCTTACCAGAATTTTGGGAGACCCTGTTGCTCTCAAAG ATCTGCTGAATTACCACATTCTGAAGAACCTGCACTGCTCTGAGTCCATTGTGGCTGGGACACCCATGGAGACCCTGCAGGGCACCGTGCTGGAAGTCGGCTGCGATGGCGATGAGATGACCCTCAACGGCAAAGCCATCGTCACGCAGAGAGACAAACTTGGAACCAATGGAGTCATTCACTACGTCAATGAACTTCTTATCCCTGACTCAG ccaAGACCCTCCTGGAGCTTGCAGAGGGATCTGTTGTTACTACAGCCTCcaagctttttaaagatgccgGTCTTACTGATCATCTCATTGGCACCGAGGCTGTGACTTTATTAGCTCCGCTGAACGATGCTTTTAAAG ACAAGAGTTTGACCATGACACCCGACCTGAAGAAACTGCTGAGAAACCACATTCTCAAGGAGAAGTTTTCCTCTAAGAGCCTTTACCACGGGCAGGAGTTGGAGACGCTTGGTGGATCGAAACTTAGAGTGTTTGTGTTCAGAAAT AGCCTGTGCATTGAGAACGCCTGCATTGCTGCACATGACAAAAATGGTCGCTTTGCAAATATGTTCATCGTTGACAAGATCCTGGCACCCCCCATGGGAACTGTCATGGACGTCCTGAAGGCAGATGATCGTTTCAG CACTTTGGTTGGCGCCATTCAGAGAGCAGGCCTGACCGAGCTCCTGAACAAAAAAGGGACCTACACCTTCTTTGCCCCCACCAATGCTGCTTTCAGTGCAATGCCCCCCACCGACCTCAACAAACTCATGA GAGACCCCAAGGAGCTGGCAAACCTTCTGAGATACCACATTGGTGAAGAGTTCCTGGTCAGCGGCGCTGTGACCTCACATACCAGAGTGAAGCCCCTGACAGGAGATAAACTGGAGTTAGGCACT CGTAACTCCACCATATACGTGAACAGGGCGCCTGTTGTCGAGACTGACCTGATGGCTACCAATGGAGTTGTACATGTTGTTGATGTAATCATAAAGCCACTGC CTCCTAAAATTGTGAGTGACCAGGCTGAAGGCTCAACAATCAGACGCACATCTGCTGTGAGG GCTGGGACTCAAGTAATGAATAATG ATGATCTCTTCCAGAAGGTCCTGAGAAGTCATAGCAGCAGAACAATGTCTCGTGTTCAGTAA
- the tgfbi gene encoding transforming growth factor-beta-induced protein ig-h3 isoform X2 encodes MKRLTLFALAITLIATVFAAKTPYQAVLQHSRIRGRPHGPNVCAMQKIQGTDKKYFTNCKQWYHRKICGKPTVVSYECCPGYEKVIGEKGCPAALPLVNIYKTLGVVGATTTKMYSERAKLQEEIEGPGSFTFFAPSNEAWAALPTEILDALVSNVNIELLNALHYHMINKRLTSDDLKHGVAFPSMYQDFDVHIHHYPNGIVTVNCARLVKTDQHATNGIVHVVDRVITAITNNVNSFIDTDDDLDTLRTAVAAAGLTNLLESEGSYTIFAPTNEAFEKIPPETLTRILGDPVALKDLLNYHILKNLHCSESIVAGTPMETLQGTVLEVGCDGDEMTLNGKAIVTQRDKLGTNGVIHYVNELLIPDSAKTLLELAEGSVVTTASKLFKDAGLTDHLIGTEAVTLLAPLNDAFKDKSLTMTPDLKKLLRNHILKEKFSSKSLYHGQELETLGGSKLRVFVFRNSLCIENACIAAHDKNGRFANMFIVDKILAPPMGTVMDVLKADDRFSTLVGAIQRAGLTELLNKKGTYTFFAPTNAAFSAMPPTDLNKLMRDPKELANLLRYHIGEEFLVSGAVTSHTRVKPLTGDKLELGTRNSTIYVNRAPVVETDLMATNGVVHVVDVIIKPLPPKIVSDQAEGSTIRRTSAVRMISSRRS; translated from the exons ATGAAGCGCTTAACTTTGTTTGCTCTGGCTATCACCTTAATCGCGACAGTTTTCGCCGCGAAAACCCCGTATCAAGCGGTTCTTCAGCACAGCAGGATAAGAGGAAGACCTCATGG CCCCAATGTTTGTGCTATGCAGAAGATTCAAGGAACGGATAAGAAGTACTTCACCAACTGCAAGCAATGGTATCACCGCAAAATATGTGGCAAACCAAC GGTGGTCAGCTATGAGTGCTGTCCTGGTTATGAGAAGGTGATTGGAGAAAAAGGCTGTCCAGCAG cccTACCTCTGGTGAACATCTATAAAACCTTGGGTGTGGTTGGAGCCACTACTACCAAGATGTACTCTGAAAGAGCGAAATTGCAGGAGGAGATCGAAGGTCCCGGCAGCTTCACATTCTTTGCTCCAAGCAATGAGGCTTGGGCTGCACTTCCCACT GAAATTCTGGATGCCCTGGTGAGCAACGTCAACATTGAACTCCTCAACGCTCTGCACTACCACATGATCAACAAACGCTTGACTTCTGACGATCTTAAGCATGGCGTCGCATTCCCCTCCATGTATCAGGACTTTGATGTTCATATCCACCATTATCCTAATGGA ATTGTTACAGTGAACTGTGCAAGGCTTGTGAAGACAGACCAGCATGCCACCAATGGAATTGTGCATGTTGTTGACAGAGTCATCACCGCCATTACCAATAATGTCAACTCTTTTATTGACACCGATGATGACCTGGACACTCTACGG ACTGCGGTTGCTGCTGCTGGTCTCACCAATCTGTTGGAGAGCGAGGGTTCCTACACCATTTTTGCTCCAACCAATGAAGCCTTTGAGAAGATTCCTCCAGAAACGCTTACCAGAATTTTGGGAGACCCTGTTGCTCTCAAAG ATCTGCTGAATTACCACATTCTGAAGAACCTGCACTGCTCTGAGTCCATTGTGGCTGGGACACCCATGGAGACCCTGCAGGGCACCGTGCTGGAAGTCGGCTGCGATGGCGATGAGATGACCCTCAACGGCAAAGCCATCGTCACGCAGAGAGACAAACTTGGAACCAATGGAGTCATTCACTACGTCAATGAACTTCTTATCCCTGACTCAG ccaAGACCCTCCTGGAGCTTGCAGAGGGATCTGTTGTTACTACAGCCTCcaagctttttaaagatgccgGTCTTACTGATCATCTCATTGGCACCGAGGCTGTGACTTTATTAGCTCCGCTGAACGATGCTTTTAAAG ACAAGAGTTTGACCATGACACCCGACCTGAAGAAACTGCTGAGAAACCACATTCTCAAGGAGAAGTTTTCCTCTAAGAGCCTTTACCACGGGCAGGAGTTGGAGACGCTTGGTGGATCGAAACTTAGAGTGTTTGTGTTCAGAAAT AGCCTGTGCATTGAGAACGCCTGCATTGCTGCACATGACAAAAATGGTCGCTTTGCAAATATGTTCATCGTTGACAAGATCCTGGCACCCCCCATGGGAACTGTCATGGACGTCCTGAAGGCAGATGATCGTTTCAG CACTTTGGTTGGCGCCATTCAGAGAGCAGGCCTGACCGAGCTCCTGAACAAAAAAGGGACCTACACCTTCTTTGCCCCCACCAATGCTGCTTTCAGTGCAATGCCCCCCACCGACCTCAACAAACTCATGA GAGACCCCAAGGAGCTGGCAAACCTTCTGAGATACCACATTGGTGAAGAGTTCCTGGTCAGCGGCGCTGTGACCTCACATACCAGAGTGAAGCCCCTGACAGGAGATAAACTGGAGTTAGGCACT CGTAACTCCACCATATACGTGAACAGGGCGCCTGTTGTCGAGACTGACCTGATGGCTACCAATGGAGTTGTACATGTTGTTGATGTAATCATAAAGCCACTGC CTCCTAAAATTGTGAGTGACCAGGCTGAAGGCTCAACAATCAGACGCACATCTGCTGTGAGG ATGATCTCTTCCAGAAGGTCCTGA